The Oceanotoga teriensis genome has a window encoding:
- a CDS encoding metal-dependent transcriptional regulator, translating to MTENLEHYLIAIYKLYLQNKIIQVRDITNEAEVKHSSVISALKRLESYDYIEYIKHSHINLTQKGIIKASKLYKRKYIMNKFLLDFLNFSEKEADEVSCKIEHINSKNFLNSIELLESFFEENENYKIEFQKHLKSINLKEE from the coding sequence ATGACTGAAAATCTTGAACATTATTTAATAGCTATATACAAGCTATATTTACAAAATAAAATAATACAAGTTAGAGACATAACTAATGAAGCGGAAGTGAAACATTCTTCCGTTATAAGTGCCTTGAAAAGACTTGAATCGTATGACTATATAGAGTATATAAAACATAGTCATATAAATTTAACTCAAAAAGGCATAATTAAAGCTTCAAAATTGTATAAAAGAAAATATATAATGAATAAATTTTTGTTGGATTTTTTAAATTTTAGTGAAAAAGAGGCGGATGAAGTTTCTTGTAAAATAGAGCATATAAACTCAAAAAATTTTTTAAATTCTATAGAATTATTAGAATCTTTTTTTGAAGAAAATGAAAATTATAAAATCGAGTTTCAAAAGCATTTGAAATCTATCAATTTAAAGGAGGAATAA
- a CDS encoding cob(I)yrinic acid a,c-diamide adenosyltransferase codes for MKNGMIHVYTGNGKGKTTAAFGVVLRSILSNKEVFVAQFVKNRDSSELSISNYFDNIDIVQYGEGFFIRRSPETKDINAAKKALADVKEKIISQKYDLIVMDEINIAIKFNLLTAEEVLDAINSNGKTEIILTGRWADEKIIERADLVTEMKEIKHYYSKGVLSRKGIDK; via the coding sequence ATGAAAAATGGAATGATTCATGTTTATACCGGCAATGGAAAAGGAAAGACTACAGCTGCTTTTGGTGTTGTATTGAGAAGCATTTTATCGAATAAAGAAGTTTTTGTAGCTCAATTTGTAAAAAATAGGGACTCATCAGAGTTGTCAATTTCTAATTATTTTGATAATATTGATATTGTACAGTATGGAGAAGGCTTTTTTATAAGAAGATCTCCAGAAACAAAAGATATAAACGCTGCAAAAAAAGCACTTGCCGATGTAAAAGAAAAAATTATTTCTCAAAAATATGATTTAATAGTCATGGATGAAATAAATATCGCTATTAAATTTAATCTTTTAACAGCCGAAGAAGTTTTAGATGCTATAAATAGTAATGGAAAAACAGAAATAATTTTGACTGGAAGATGGGCTGATGAAAAAATAATAGAAAGAGCCGATCTTGTAACTGAAATGAAAGAGATAAAACATTATTATTCAAAAGGTGTTTTATCCAGAAAAGGTATAGATAAATAG
- a CDS encoding FeoA family protein, translating to MPLVFANIGNFIVEKISSGLMMKRRLAKMGIMEGKNIEVLSGNFGGPIIILVDGSRYGIGQNMAKRIFVKNI from the coding sequence ATGCCTTTAGTATTTGCAAATATTGGAAATTTTATAGTTGAAAAAATAAGTTCAGGTCTTATGATGAAAAGAAGACTTGCAAAAATGGGAATAATGGAAGGAAAAAATATAGAAGTTTTGAGTGGGAATTTTGGAGGCCCTATAATTATATTGGTGGATGGAAGTAGATATGGAATAGGTCAAAATATGGCTAAAAGAATTTTTGTTAAAAACATATAA
- a CDS encoding FeoA family protein codes for MFLDECEVGYSGKIKKLEGNLKVRQRLLAMGLTPGIEILLVRKAPLGDPLEIKIRNYSLSLRKEEAKYIEITGGDRV; via the coding sequence ATGTTTCTTGATGAATGTGAAGTAGGATATTCAGGCAAAATAAAAAAGCTTGAAGGAAATTTAAAAGTCAGACAAAGACTTTTAGCAATGGGATTAACACCAGGAATAGAAATATTACTCGTGAGAAAAGCGCCTTTGGGAGATCCTTTAGAAATAAAGATAAGAAATTATTCTTTAAGTCTTAGAAAAGAAGAAGCAAAATATATAGAGATAACCGGAGGCGATAGAGTATGA
- the feoB gene encoding ferrous iron transport protein B, which translates to MKTVALCGNPNSGKTTIFNALTGSHQHVGNWPGVTVEKKEGKLKYNDEEYRIVDLPGTYSLTANSMDERIARDFLIKDNPDLIVVVVDQTNIERNMYLVTEIMEMQKNTLLVFNMSDELEKRQIKIDINSISKELGIPIVKTSANKKIGLEDLKKQIEGSLKSPQYPENLNYDESFENILSQINNIIEQEKNISEKSKRWVSLKLIEGDVEFREDISKDNLTQIDKLIAQLEKQNDDDASIIVSEKKYDFITKISGKYVKRKNLVNNTSDKIDKIITNRWLGIPIFLIIMFAIFTLTFTIGDVFNGMIDDGFASLGDLVSTKLPDNLLTNFIVNGLIGGVGSVLVFVPNIFLLFLFISFLGDIGYMSRAAFVMDKLMTKIGLHGKSFIPMILGFGCSIPAIMSTRTLESRKDRIITILVTPLMSCNARLPVYILIAGIFFPKHAGLVIFSLYLLGVILAIIMATIFNKTMFKKEESVFIMELPPYRLPSLKAILLEAGRRTMMFIKKAGTIIFGTVIVIWILATLPSGVEYASESSIIGHIGSVIAPIFKPLGFGFWQAGVSLIFGFLAKEIVIGTMGTIFGGEDVLTTVLPQYFNAASAYAFLVFTLIYTPCVATIGAIKQEIGAKWAWFSVIYTFVLAYVVSFIVYNIGLLFI; encoded by the coding sequence ATGAAAACAGTTGCTTTATGTGGTAATCCAAACAGTGGAAAAACTACAATTTTCAATGCTTTAACTGGAAGTCATCAACATGTAGGGAATTGGCCAGGAGTTACTGTTGAAAAAAAAGAAGGAAAACTTAAATATAATGATGAAGAATATAGAATAGTAGACCTTCCTGGAACATATTCTCTTACAGCTAATTCTATGGATGAAAGAATTGCAAGAGATTTTTTGATAAAAGATAATCCGGATTTAATAGTAGTTGTTGTAGATCAAACTAATATTGAAAGAAATATGTATTTAGTTACAGAGATCATGGAAATGCAAAAAAACACTCTTTTAGTTTTTAATATGAGTGATGAACTTGAAAAAAGACAGATAAAGATAGATATAAATTCAATATCAAAAGAACTTGGAATTCCAATCGTAAAAACATCTGCAAATAAAAAAATTGGTTTAGAAGATTTAAAGAAACAGATTGAAGGATCTTTAAAAAGCCCTCAATATCCAGAGAATTTAAATTATGATGAGAGTTTTGAAAATATCCTAAGTCAGATAAATAATATTATTGAACAAGAAAAAAATATATCTGAAAAATCTAAAAGATGGGTTTCTTTAAAACTTATAGAAGGTGATGTTGAATTTAGAGAAGATATCTCTAAAGATAATTTGACTCAAATAGATAAATTGATAGCTCAATTAGAAAAACAAAATGATGATGATGCAAGTATTATTGTATCTGAAAAAAAATATGATTTTATAACAAAAATATCTGGAAAGTATGTTAAAAGAAAAAATTTAGTTAATAATACTTCTGATAAAATAGATAAAATAATAACTAATAGATGGTTGGGTATACCTATATTTTTGATTATAATGTTTGCTATATTTACTTTGACTTTTACAATTGGTGATGTTTTTAATGGAATGATAGATGATGGCTTTGCATCTTTGGGAGATTTAGTTTCTACAAAATTACCAGATAATTTATTGACAAACTTTATTGTAAATGGATTAATAGGTGGAGTTGGTTCAGTATTAGTTTTCGTGCCTAATATATTTTTATTGTTTTTATTTATATCTTTTCTTGGCGATATTGGATATATGTCAAGAGCTGCTTTTGTTATGGATAAATTAATGACAAAAATCGGACTTCATGGAAAATCATTTATACCTATGATACTTGGTTTTGGGTGTAGTATACCAGCTATAATGAGTACAAGAACTCTTGAATCAAGAAAAGATAGGATAATAACAATACTTGTCACTCCTTTAATGTCTTGTAATGCAAGATTACCTGTATATATATTGATTGCCGGAATATTCTTTCCAAAACATGCAGGTTTAGTTATATTTTCACTTTATTTATTAGGAGTTATTCTTGCTATAATAATGGCAACTATATTTAATAAAACTATGTTTAAAAAAGAAGAAAGCGTATTTATAATGGAATTACCTCCATATAGATTACCAAGTTTAAAAGCTATACTACTTGAAGCTGGAAGAAGAACTATGATGTTTATAAAAAAAGCTGGAACTATAATATTTGGTACAGTTATAGTTATATGGATTCTTGCAACATTACCATCTGGAGTTGAATATGCATCAGAAAGCTCTATAATTGGACATATAGGCTCTGTTATTGCTCCTATATTCAAACCTTTAGGTTTTGGATTTTGGCAAGCAGGAGTTTCTTTAATATTCGGATTTTTAGCAAAAGAAATTGTTATAGGAACTATGGGAACTATATTTGGAGGAGAAGATGTTTTAACTACAGTACTTCCACAGTATTTTAATGCTGCAAGTGCGTATGCATTTTTAGTATTCACATTGATATATACTCCATGTGTTGCGACTATTGGGGCTATAAAACAAGAAATAGGTGCAAAATGGGCTTGGTTTAGTGTGATATATACTTTTGTTCTTGCTTATGTAGTTTCATTTATTGTATATAATATAGGATTATTATTTATATAA
- a CDS encoding metal-dependent transcriptional regulator, which produces MELSESLENYLLAIYEAQLENNIARVKDITELMSVKHTSAIDAIKKLKSISFVTYEKRGYVKLTQPGIIEAQKIYKNRMTIRSFLMNVLDISPFEAEELSCKMEHIKSEKLIQSMDILRNFIESNTEIKNKYKQYITNYKDKSSTFEKTLKDLKVGEKAKVLEVRGNEAIKRRLMVMGITSGIDVELLRKAPLGDPIEVLIRGYNVAIRKTEAENIILEK; this is translated from the coding sequence ATGGAATTATCAGAGAGTCTTGAAAATTATTTGCTTGCTATATATGAAGCACAACTTGAAAACAACATTGCAAGAGTTAAAGACATTACAGAATTGATGTCTGTAAAACATACTTCTGCCATAGACGCAATAAAAAAATTAAAAAGTATTTCTTTTGTTACTTATGAAAAAAGAGGTTATGTAAAATTAACTCAACCCGGAATAATAGAAGCTCAAAAAATATATAAAAACAGAATGACTATAAGAAGTTTCTTGATGAATGTTTTGGACATATCCCCTTTTGAAGCAGAAGAATTATCATGTAAAATGGAACATATAAAGTCTGAAAAGCTCATTCAATCTATGGATATTCTAAGAAATTTTATAGAAAGCAATACAGAAATAAAAAATAAATATAAGCAGTATATTACTAATTATAAAGATAAATCAAGCACTTTTGAAAAAACTTTAAAAGATTTAAAAGTTGGAGAAAAAGCAAAAGTTCTTGAAGTTAGAGGTAATGAGGCAATAAAAAGACGATTAATGGTAATGGGAATAACCTCTGGAATAGACGTAGAATTATTGAGAAAAGCCCCCTTAGGAGATCCGATTGAAGTACTTATAAGAGGCTATAATGTTGCAATAAGAAAAACCGAAGCTGAAAATATTATTTTAGAAAAATAG